The Patescibacteria group bacterium genomic sequence TTCTTCCTTAACTTTAAATTTTAACTGAAAATCCACATCCTCACGGCTTTCCAAATTAGAAAGGGGAGACTCAATGTCTTTAAAAAACGCGCTTTCGGCAAGATTCTTTTGGAAACGCAATAAACTATCCCGCGTCTCCGCCACGCCCTGTATTTCCACGCCACCTCCATCCTTCTGAACCTGAAGACGGATTATTCTAACTTCGGGGGGCGTCAAACGGGTCAGCTCAACTAAAAAGGGACTAAAACGGATGTGTTGGAATTGAAGAGCCGCAATCTTTTCAAGGTTGTTGTTGAATTGGTTGATCTTATCCTCTAAAGCGGAAAATCCAGAGGCGGCAGAAGCGCTCTTTTTTTGCTCCAGATCTCCCTCTAAAATTTTTAAATTATGGCGCAACAAAAAGTCAGCGCCAAGGAGCAGGGCTAAAACCAAAATCCCAAAAATGGAAAGCACCAAGACTCTCCTGAAAAGAAATGAATGCAGTCTTGTTAATTTTAAGTCTTTAATATTTTGAGGAGGGAGAAGATTGATGGTAATCATAAAACAAGTTCAAAATTCAAAGTTCCCGCCTGCCATCACCTGCTGGCGAAGCCAATGGCGGGCAGGCAAAATTCAAAGTTACAATTTCATTTACAATCAACTTTAAACTTTGCACTTTGAACTCTTAACTAAACCCCTTCCATCCCCCTTAAAGCTAAGCCTATAGCCGTGGCATAGCCCAAAGAATCCTTACGGCTAACTTCCGGCAAATACTTGCTCTTGGGGGCTAAGATATTCACCCAAGGATCCCCTAAAACAACTTCCTTTTTTAAAATTATCTTGAGCTCTGGAACGAGGCCTTTCAATTTCGCGCCACCGCCGCAAAGAACCACCTTGCTTAAAATTTGCCCTTGGGGAAAATGATCTTGGTAGAATCTCAATGCCGTTTCAATTTCTCGAGCTAAAGCCTCTAACCCCCCTTTTAAACTTTGATAAATCTTTGCCTCAATCCCGCTCTCTTTCGCGTTCAAACCATAAATTTTTTTCATCCCTTCGGCTTCGGTTATGCTGATTTTTAAATCCCGCATCAAGTTATTGGTAAAAGTTTCGCCCGCCGGCTCCACGGAGGCTGTAAATTGGAGAGTCGCGCGGTCATAAATAATCAAACTGGTCCGGCTAATGCCAATATCCACAAGAAGATAACAAGCATTATCTCCTTCGCGAACGAGACTGCGCGCGGTAGCCGCTGATTCCACCTCGCAAGCAATAGGAATGAGATCTGCTCTCCGTAAAACATTGATATAGCTGTCCACCAGTTTCTTGGGCGAAGCGGCGACTAAGACCTCTAAATGATCAGGGGATTCGCCCACTTTCTGCCAATCTAAATAAACCTCGCTGCCGGAAAGCGGAATGTGCTGTTCTGATTCCCATTTGACCGCCTCCGCCAATTCCTCTTCGGGCAAACGAGGTAATTTAATAATCCGCACAAAAGATTCATATTCTGGCACACAAGCAACCACAAACCGAGTTTTTATCCTGCCTTTACGCGCCTTTACCCTGCTCTCATTTATTGCCGCAACCAAAAGATCTTCCTTCACCACCCTGCCCTTAATAACCGTCCCTTCCTGCAAAAGGAATTCACAAAAATTAGAAAGTTCAATATTTTTTCCTTCTCTTTTTAGTTCAATCAATTTTAAACTTTGATCCGAGAGATCTAAACCAAAAGCATGCATTGAATAAATCTTAAATCTCAAAAGTCAAAAGGCAAAAGTATAGTAGAAATAGAAGACTTTTAACTTTTACCTTGCAGATTTACCTTTTGAGATTTAACTTTTAACTTTTTTCAATATTCTTCCTCCCAATGTTCAATCGTGACCACGGGGGAATCGGTAGGCGGACCGAAAAGGCTTTTATTCAGAATCTCATCATTATAAGTAATATTCATATCGCTCCAAAAGTTTAAAAAGTCAACCTCCCGACCAATAATTGAACCCGTAATATTCACCTCGCCCGTAAAGCTTAAATTTTGGATGCGCACCCCATCCATAGCGTAAAGCACGCCTTCAATATTGACATCCCCGCTGAAAGGACGACCCAGAATTTCCACAGAACCCTTAGCGATAAATCCCGAACCTTTGCCTGGAGTATTATTCACTTCCAAATGAATGGGTTCAGAACGAGCCCCTCCTGTGTCGCCGTAAATAATATTGCCATCCGCCACTAGAATACCATTCAACACCAAGGAATCGCCCCGCTTCAAACGCACATCACCCTCTACATAATTCACATCGCTATTTAAAACCAATGGATTATTATTGTCTAAAAGCGTGCGGAATTCATCTTCGGTATAAACCGCGCCCGCGCGGCTTTTGTAAGAATTGGGGTCGTCCGAGTCAAAATCAAGCATTGGCATTGCCACATGGTCGGGCGGCGCGGCACATGGAGAACACCCAACCACAGGACAATTCACCGCGCCACAGCCTTCCGTGGCATTAAGATTTGACCAGGAGTAAAGATGAATCTCATCGGCAGTTAAAGCCTGTCCATCAATATTAGCCCCACTCCAAGCGAATAAATCTAAATCATCATTTGCAAACATATCCCCGCCCGTGATATTCACCACGCTCATATTAATATTGGTGTCCACATCGCTATAGGTTGCCATTCCCGCCAGAGGGCTCGGATTTACAGCCCGCACGACCTTTGTTTTGACAATTCTTTGTGCGGTAGCGCCGGTTAAAGTTAATTTTCCTATAGAGATAATATCCGCCCTTCCCGGATCTGTAGCCTCAATTTGCACCTCGTAGGCACCTCCGCTCGCTAACCCGCTGTCGCGCGTCAAAGTGCGGCTGATATTTCCATCTTCAAATTCCTGCCGCCAATCAGAATCATTGCGCAGTTTATAGACCGCCTCATTAATACCGGCTTCGGCTAAATAATAGGTTTCAAAAGCCGAACCCTGGCTTAAAGAAATCCTTCTCTCCAAGGTAACAAGCGTAAAAAAGGTTGCGCCAACCAATAAAAGGACGCCTAAAATTAAAATAATCGTAATCAAAGCAAAGCCTGATCTGTATTGATTTTTTCTATAAAATCCTATTTCCATTATACAATTTTAAAACTTAAATAAAAAGATATCTTCATCTTAAATTGCGTCCGCAAACACCCGTTAAAAAATCCACCTTCTCTTCCAAAGAGAGAGCGGTAAGCATAATATGCACCAGCCTGTCTTCCCCCCAAAATATTAAATGATCAATGTATTCCGCTATAACCTCATCGGCATCTACCGCTTTTTCCGCGCTATGGCCAAATTCATCTACCGCGCTCCAGACCACCCACGAGTCCGGGTCAGCGGAAAAATAATAATGACTGCGCTCACGATGCAAACTGCCGTCCAGCACATAGTAACGAATATATTGTATAGGCTCCAGGGTATGACCGTCTTGGAACATAATCTCCGCCGGCGGGGGACTATCCGGGTCATCGGAAACAGGAGGCAGATCGGTCACCAATTCTTGAGATTGCCGCAAATCACGGGTGATGCGATCCAGGGCGACGCGACCGTTTTGGGCTAATTCCACCTTTTTGTTTTCTTTCTCCGTAAAGCGCAAAGCTAAATCATAAGAAGCATAGGCAAGTAAAACAACAACTAAACCTACACTGATAGCCACTAAGATTTCGGCTAGCGTAAAACCTTTTTGGGAATTTAAATTAACCATTTTACGAATTTTCAATTTCTAATTTTCAATTTTTATTAAATTTCTAATGATTTAATTTTTAAACTTCCTTATTAAGAAATGAGTGTTTGAAAATTGATTCATTGAAAATTTAATAGAAATTAGACATTGAAAATTAAAAATTAATACCTGCTAATATCTACTAACCAAAGTTACCCAACTTTTTTGTTTATCCTGGATTCCTTCCCGCCAATAAACCGTTACTTCTATTTTTTTCATCCCCTCATCTTCGGAGACCTCGTTTAAATCTCCGTCCACATGATGAATTTCGGTTTGGATTTCAAAATAATGAAGCTGGCTTGTGGTATCTTCAACAGCCGAAGCGCGGGCCTCCACAACACCGGTTTCAAGCGCATTGTAAGGTTTGGCTATGTATTCCTCCATTTTCCCCTGGGCGAGGAAGGCGACCTGCGTGTCGTGGCGCGCGATTGTTGCTAACTTGGAACCCAGAGGTAAAAATTGCAAAACCGCTAAAAAAGCAATCAAAAAAATAGCGAGAGCAACCACGGCTTCAATTAAGGTAAAGCCCTGTGCCATTATGGATTTACATCCGTGGCGTTCCAACGCGGGGGTAAAGGCGTAATTATGTTTATTGGACATAAATTATGCTAATTGTTCTAATTGACCTAATTGTTCTAAATAATGACCAAACCCCAATGTCTAATGTCTAAAATTTTGGTCATTTCACCATTGGTCATTGGGATTTAGTTAGAAATTAGAAATTAGAACAATTAGAATAATTTTAATGGAATCTTGCCGCGCCCGCTCTGGAAGCTTCGCTTCAAGCGAGGCGGGTTGGCACTTTGGATTAATAGTTGATAAAGCCCGCGGGACGCACATCAATGGTCTTCACTTCATCATAACGATTAGCAAGGTCAATCTGACCCGCGTCCACCACTCCGCCCGCCGTGGTGAACTGAATCTCTGGATTGCTTAAATCGCGCAATTCCCGAATCTCAATATCGGAATCCAGGGTTTCGGTTTGGATCGTCTCCGGCAAATAACCGCCAGGATTTTCAGGATCTGGATTTAAACGGATAATCTCATAATTCCTCTTGCCTACTAAATCAAACCACACTAAATAGGTTATCTGCTCCGTAACTGTTTTCTGCTGCGCCAATCTTAAATTCTGGACAACTTTCTCGGTCTCGCGAGAGAGTTTGTAGGTCGGCGCGAATCTCCGAAAACTAAAAAGCGTAATCGCGGCTAGGATAGAAAAGATAGACAATACGATTAATAATTCTATTAAGGTAAATGCCTTATGGTTATAGTGACTGTAATATCTACCCATTTTGAAATAAAGAGTTAAAAGTTCAAAGTGCAAAGTGAAAAGTTGAATTCAAAGTTTAAAGTTTCTTTTGCAAAGCGATTGCTTCGCAATAATTTTGCACTTTGAACCGCCCACCCGCAACGCTTTGCTTGCATGGCGGGCGCGGCAACTTTGAATTTTGAACCTTGAATTTTGCACTAATTATAAGACGCTCGTTAACGAATAGATCGGCAAAATCACCGCTATAGCCATCGCGCCTACTGCCGCGCCTATAACAAGCATCAAAACCGGCTCAACAATCGTGGAAATATTCTTCATTGTTTGATCCACGTCTTCTTCATAAAACTCGGCTAATTTGACTAAAATTTCATCCAAGGCGCCCGTCTCCTCTCCCACTTCAATCACCTGGGTCACGATAGGCGGGAAGAGAAGCTTATTATGAGATAGAGCCTTGCTTAAAGCAGTCCCTTTCTGGACCTCCACAATGGAGGCCTTCACTGCTTTTTGATAATACACATTGCCTAGCGCATCTGACACTACATTTAAAGCCTCTAAAATCGGCAGCCCGGAAGCGAGCAGTGAAGCGAGGTTGCGAATAAAACGGGCAAGGTTAATCTTTTTAACGACTTTGCCGATAACCGGCAGAAAAAGATAAATTCGGTGAAAAATCAAACGCCCTGTACGGCTGCGTATCGCCTTGAAGGCGAGGAAGCCAAATAATACAATGCCCCCTAAAATCCACCAGACATACGCGCCCATAAATTTGCTGGTCGCGATCAAGATCCGCGTCGGCAGGGGAAGACGGGCGTCAAATTCTTCAAAAATGGTAACTAATTTCGGTAAAACAAAGGTCATCATCAAAAAACCAATACCGCCCATCGCCACTAAGACTACGGCTGGATAAGTCATTGCGCCCGTTACTTTCTTAACTAAATCACGATCTTTTTTTAGTTGCACGGCAAGCTGATTTAAAGCTTGGGTTAATGTGCCGGAAACCTCCCCGGTTTTAACCACATTCACGTATAAATCAGGAAAAACCTTCGGATGCCTGGCGAGAGCATCACAAAAAGTTACGCCTGTTTCCACGCTTCTGTATAAATCTTGAATTACTCTTTTGAACTTACGGTTGGCTGTCTGGCTCACTAAAATATGGAGCGCCTTGACAAGCGACAGTCCGGCTTTCAGCATCACTTCCAGATACTGCGTGAATAATACCTTATCCATTAGGGAAATAAAACCGATTTGAGTTAAAATTTTCTGCAAAAAAAGAACTTTCCCTTTTTTTCCCTTCTCGTCAAAGTGGGTTAGCAAAAAACCTTGACTATAAAGCCACTCCGCAAGTTTAGCTTCAGAATCCAAATCAATTTCGCCCTTTTTGACATTGCCCTCTTTATCGCGAGCCGAATAAATGTATAAAGGCATAATGGAGAATTTTCAATTTCTAATTTTTAATTTTTATTAAATTTATAATTAACTAATTTTTAAACTTGTGTCAATCAGGAGGTAAGGGTTTGAAAATTAACTCATTAAAAATTTAATAGAAATTAGAAATTGAAAATTAGAAATTACTCTTTGGTTACCCTCAACACCTCTTCCAGGGTTGTCACGCCCATCTTGGCTTTGTAAAACCCGTCTTCAATCATCCTCGTCATTCCCTCACTGATGGCTTGCTTTTCAATTTCTTCCGTGGGCGCCCGCTTTGTCGCTAAACTCTGAATAGCCTCGCTGACTTCCAAAACCTCAAAAATTCCTAAACGTCCTTTATAACCAGTGTTATTGCATTGGGCGCAGCCCCGTCCACGGTAGAATAATAAAGAATCCGGGGTGATCTTGCTGGACACGATAGCCCCTTCGCGGACCATAATCTCTAAGATTTTCTTCAGATTCACCTCACTCTCCAAATTCTGCCAAGCCGCGCGATCAAGATGGAAACTTTCAATACAATTACTGCAAATCTTGCGCACCAATCTCTGGGCGATGATCACATTTAAGGTGGAAGCAAGAAGAAACGGCTCAATCTTCATGTCAATCAGGCGGGGAATCGCCCCAGCGGCGTTGTTCGTATGCAAAGTGGACAATACCAAATGACCAGTGAGAGAAGAATGAATCGCCATTTCCGCGGTCTCGCTGTCACGAATCTCTCCCACCATAATAATATCTGGATCTTGCCGGAGGAGCGACCTTAGGCCATTGGCAAAAGTATAACCGATTTTGGGCGCCACCTGGCTCTGATTAATGCGGGGCATATGGTATTCAATGGGATCTTCAATGGTGCAAATATTCACCTCGGGAGTATTGAGAATGTTTAGAATACTGTAAAGCGTGGTAGTTTTACCCGATCCCGTGGGACCCGTAGAAAGAATCATGCCGTGAGGCCGATTGATATTTAATTTGACAATCTTTAAAGCATTGAGACGCAAACCCATTTCTTCCATAGTGAACGGCTTGGCGGATTCAAAAAGGAGACGCATTACAATCTTCTCTCCATTAAAAACAGGAATTACGGAAACACGGAAAGAAATTTTATATTCCTCATTTTCAATCTTAAACCGCCCATCTTGAGGCAGGCGATGTTCATCAATTTTGAGGTCAGAAAGCACTTTAATCCGCGCCACCACCCCTGCCAAGATCTTTTTGGGCAGACTCATCACATCCCTTAAAACCCCATCCACCCTATAGCGCACCACAATTTCTCCCTCTAAAGGTTCAATGTGAATATCAGAAGCGTTCTCGTAGATGGCATATTCCAAAAGCGTGTCCACGATTTTGACTACGGGCAGCTCTTTGGCCATTTTTCTTAAATCCTCGGCGTCTTCTGGCTCCCGAATGCCTTGTTTGTCAATAATTTCGGAGAATTCTGTTTTCAGGCTCTTGCGATACTGCTTTAAAACTTCACTGATACTGGTAGGTGTCGTCAGAAAAACCTCAATCTTCATTCCTGTCTTCTTCTCCATAAATTCAATGGTTTGCAAATCCGTGGGGTCTACCATCGCCAGTTTTAATTTCTCTTTGTCTTTCTCAAAAGCCACTACCTGATAGTTGCGCGCGATCGGCTCGGGAATGGAAAGAAGAACCTCCTTGGGAATTTTTTTCTTCTCAAGATTAACATAAGGAACCTTGGATGTTTCCGCATAATGTTCTGCTAATACCTCTTCGCTAACCATTCCTTGTTTAACCAGTTCGGCGGCTAAAGTCACCTTATCCTGCTTTGCTTGAAGGCTGGCCGCGCGAATTTTCTCCGCCGTCACTAAATTATTCTCGGTTAAAATTTTAATCAGTTCTTCGTCTTTGAAAAACATTGAAATAGAGTCAAAGCGCAAAAGTCAAAGGTTAAAAGTAATATAAAAGACTTTTAACTTTTGAGTCGCAGTTTTACCTTTTGCCTTTTAACTTTTTATTTTCGATGATTCCGAAAAATCAGGCTTTCTTCCGTCATCTCTTGAGGCTTTTTAAAACCCAAATAGTCCAAAATTGTCGGCGCAATGTTAGCTAGTTTCCCTCTCTTTTTAAGCCTCATCTTCTTGCCTCTGCCAAAATCAGCCAAAATCAAAGGCACGGGGTTGGAGGTGTGAGTTGTTAAAATACTGCCTGTTTTGAGATTAATCATTTCTTCCACATTGCCATGATCGGCGGTAATCAGCATTGTGCCTTTCATTTTTTTCACTATGCTTGCCAGCCTCAACAATTCCCGGTCCAGAAACTCCAAAGCGAAGATCGCCGCTTTCAGATTTCCTGTGTGCCCTAACATATCAGGGTTCGCATAGTTTAAGACCACGAAATTCGCGAGCATACCCTTTAAAGACGCGAGCACCTTATCCGTTACCTCTCGGGCTTTCATTTCCGGCTGCTCTACGTAACTTTTTACCCGCAAGGAGGGGATCCTCACTCGCTCTTCCCGATCCACGGGCTTGGAAAAGCCTCCATTCAAAAAATAAGTGACATGGGGAAACTTTTCAGATTCGGCAATATAAAGCTGATGATAGTCTGAATTCTGGCCCACCACATTCGGCAGAGTTTTATAAAACAGTCTCCCGGGGTAGGCAATTAAAGCGTCGTCTAAACCCGGGCCGAATTCCGTCATCGTCACAAAACATAAGCCCTTCAAGACCTTTTTGCGCTTAAATCCTCTGAAACCTTCCTTAATAAACGCCTCGGTAATCTGTTTAGCGCGGTCTGTTCTTAAATTAAAAAATATGACACCGTCATCGTCCTCAATTAAAACAGGCGGCGAGTCTGTAACCACAGTAGGGGGTATAAACTCATCCGTGATTCCTTGAGTGTAATAGTTTTGCACCATCTGCAAAACATTGCTTGTTTTTTCTCCAATACCCAGGGTTAAATTGTCATAAACCATCTCCACTCTTTCCCAATCGCGAATGCGATCCATCGCATAATAACGACCGGCAATACTGACAATTTTGCCTATTCCCATCCTTATCATCCGCGCCTCTAAATTCCTTAGGTATTCCAGAGCGGAGATAGGGGGCGCATCGCGTCCGTCCGTAAATAAATGAAGATAAACCTGGCGCAAACCTTCTTTTTTTACCAAGTCCAGAAAAGCATAAAGATGGCGCTGGTCCGCGTGGGCGCTCTGCGCTCCCGTCAAAAGACCAAATAAATGCAACCGGCTATTCTTGGCTTTAACATAACGAATGGCTTGGAGGAAAGCTGGGTTTTTAAAAAAAGTGCCGTTCGCGATAGAATCATTGACGACCACTGAATCTTGCTTCACGATCCGCCCCGCACCTATATTCGTATGCCCCGCTTCAGAATTGCCAACCTGCCCCTTGGGAAGACCCACGGCGAGACCAGAGGCGCTAAGAATAGCGCGCGGATACACGGCCCACAAATGATTGAAGTAAGGAATCCGGGCTTGCCGCACAGCATTGCCTTTTTGGTTCCGAGATAAACCCCAACCATCTAAAATCACTAAAACAAATGGCCGCAGAGCAGGAGACATTTTATCCTTACCCATAAAATATTTTCCTTAGCATATTAGGTCATTTAAATTATATCACAAATTTCCTTGTTTTCAAAAATTAAAATGTGTTATAATAAAAAAAGATTGCGGTTGTCCATTAAATTCTAAAAAAATAAATGCACAAAAATCAAAAAGGGGAAACCTCTTTCGCAATTTATTTGATTAACGGAGCAGTCGCTTCCTTAATTGCCGTGGTCGCTTATTTTAACGGACCGGATCTGCCTGTAATCGTAGGCTATTTTGTTCTTATCGCTCTGACTAGCCTTTTCTACAACTATAAAGTATGCCTTACGACTGCCGCCTGCAGCATGTTAAGTTACGGTTTGATTATCGGCTATTTTATTCAAAAACAAATCATTCCTTTTTCAATCTCTGAACTCTTGATCCAACTCACCTATTTTTTGTCGGTCACGGCGATTGTTTCCTGGTTAGTCTTTAAACTGCAAAGAGCCATGCCCAGCAGCGCCCCTTCATTTGAGGCGCAGGACAAAACGCGCACTCTCCTTAATAGCCTCCCTGACGGCGCTATTCTCTTAAATCACAAAAAGCAAATTATTTTAGTCAACCATCAGGCAGAAAAAATCTTAGGGATTAAAGAAAATAAGATATTAAGCACTAAAAACATTGGGAGCTTTACCCATCCCTCTTACCAGAATCTTTATAAAATATTAACCCTAGGCAAGGAATCAGGTTCTTTTTCGCAGGAGGAAATAACCCTGGAGAAGCCGCGCAAAATGGTTTTACAAGTTATGACCGCGCCTATTGAGCAAGACAAAAAACAACTCGGGTTACTAAAAATGATTCGCGATATTACCCATGAGAAAGAGGTGGATACAATGAAATCAGAATTAATCTCCATTGTTTCTCACCAATTGCGCACCCCCCTCTCCGCCGTAAAATGGGGGATTAAAATGCTGCTGGACGGAGACGCGGGAGAGGTAAGCAAAGAGCAAAAAGATATTCTCGCCAAAGGATATCGCTCCAATGAACGGATGATTCATCTCGTGAACGACCTCTTAAATATATCCCGCATTGAAGAAGGGCGATTTCAATATAAATTCGCCGCGAGCTCTATTGAAAATCTGGTAGATACCACAATCAAAGAATTTTCGTATTTTTTAGAAGAGAAACAAATTTCCCTAAAATGCCAAAAGGGTGAAAAACCCGCGCCTCCTGTCTGGATGGATCTAACGAAGATCCATGTAGTTTTGCAGAATCTACTAAGCAACGCCATCAATTATACTCCTAATGGAGGAGAAATCATAATTAATCTCAAGGTGCAAGATCCATTCATTGAGGTCAGTATCAAGGATAATGGCATGGGCATCCCAGAAGACCAAAAATCATCTCTTTTCCAAAGATTCTTTCGCGCCGACAACGCGATCCGGACGCAAACAGAAGGTTCCGGACTAGGGCTCTTTATTGCCCGAAACATCATTGAAAACCATAAAGGCCGCATCTGGGCGGAAAGTGAAGAAAATAAAGGTTCAACTTTTTATTTCACCCTTCCTATCACAAAATAATTCCATGATTTTTGCAGTAGGGATAGGTTTTGAACCTGCCTGACGGTAGGCAGGCCTGCCTCTACAATCAGATATATATTTATTATTTACCCCATTAGAAATAAATTTCTAACGGGGTCTAAAGAACAAAATATGCCATATGATGATCGCAGCGTAAAAACAAAAAAAATAATGATTATTGAGGACGAGAAAGCCCTTTTATCCCTGATGGAAAAAAAATTAAGCAAAGGAGGGTATATACCCATTACCGCTCCCACGGGCACAGAGGGTTTAAAAAAAATCAGGGAATATAAACCAGATTTAATTCTTCTGGATATTGTTATTCCGGATAAAAATGGATACGAGGTTCTAGAAGAAATACATAATGACCCTTTCCTCAATCAAATCCCGGTGATTATTATTTCCAACTCGGAACCTGATGAGAAAAAAATATTCGCTCTCGGGGCGCGCGACTATTTAGTCAAAGCTGATCTCACTCCCGAAGACATTCTTAAAAAAATAGAAACTTATTTCAATAAAGAGGAAAGCCCAAAACCCGTCTCCGCTGCGCAAAAAGGCGAAGGAGAAGCGTGTAAAATCGTCCTTATTGAAGATGACGCAATCTTAAGGGATTTATGCCTGATTAAACTGCAAAAAGAAAATTTCACGGTCATTACGGCTATTGAGGGGCAGGAGGGTTTGCATAAAATTGAAGAGGAAAAACCCGATGTCGTCCTTCTGGATATTATCTTACCGGGTATGGATGGCTTTGAAGTCCTCAAAAGGATGCGCGCTTTACAAAATAAAGCGGTGGCGAAAACACCAGTAATCCTCTTAACCAATTTAGGGCAGGAAAATGACATCAAAAAGGGGGAAGCCTTAGGCGCAGAGGATTATATTATTAAAGCAAACTCTACGACAGAAGAAATTATTGATAAAGTCAGAAAGGTGATTCAAAAGTCAGAAAAAGGAAAAAAATAGATATTCTGTGGGATTATAACAAAAACCCCTCTGAAAAACAGAGGTGGTTTTTGTGATATACAGTTTTTCGGATTGGAGCGGGTGAAGGGAGTCGTCCTGTCATACGACAGGACGCCCCGTCGAATGACGGGGCGAACCCATACCTAGCGGGTCCGCCGTACGAATTTTGAGCGGGATACCAGATTCGAACTGGCTTCTCCACCTTGGAAGGGTGGCATACTACCATTGTACTAATCCCGCACTTCGCAAGCCCTGGGCTTGCTCA encodes the following:
- a CDS encoding PilN domain-containing protein codes for the protein MITINLLPPQNIKDLKLTRLHSFLFRRVLVLSIFGILVLALLLGADFLLRHNLKILEGDLEQKKSASAASGFSALEDKINQFNNNLEKIAALQFQHIRFSPFLVELTRLTPPEVRIIRLQVQKDGGGVEIQGVAETRDSLLRFQKNLAESAFFKDIESPLSNLESREDVDFQLKFKVKEEYLK
- the pilM gene encoding type IV pilus assembly protein PilM, whose translation is MHAFGLDLSDQSLKLIELKREGKNIELSNFCEFLLQEGTVIKGRVVKEDLLVAAINESRVKARKGRIKTRFVVACVPEYESFVRIIKLPRLPEEELAEAVKWESEQHIPLSGSEVYLDWQKVGESPDHLEVLVAASPKKLVDSYINVLRRADLIPIACEVESAATARSLVREGDNACYLLVDIGISRTSLIIYDRATLQFTASVEPAGETFTNNLMRDLKISITEAEGMKKIYGLNAKESGIEAKIYQSLKGGLEALAREIETALRFYQDHFPQGQILSKVVLCGGGAKLKGLVPELKIILKKEVVLGDPWVNILAPKSKYLPEVSRKDSLGYATAIGLALRGMEGV
- a CDS encoding prepilin-type N-terminal cleavage/methylation domain-containing protein, translated to MVNLNSQKGFTLAEILVAISVGLVVVLLAYASYDLALRFTEKENKKVELAQNGRVALDRITRDLRQSQELVTDLPPVSDDPDSPPPAEIMFQDGHTLEPIQYIRYYVLDGSLHRERSHYYFSADPDSWVVWSAVDEFGHSAEKAVDADEVIAEYIDHLIFWGEDRLVHIMLTALSLEEKVDFLTGVCGRNLR
- a CDS encoding type II secretion system protein translates to MSNKHNYAFTPALERHGCKSIMAQGFTLIEAVVALAIFLIAFLAVLQFLPLGSKLATIARHDTQVAFLAQGKMEEYIAKPYNALETGVVEARASAVEDTTSQLHYFEIQTEIHHVDGDLNEVSEDEGMKKIEVTVYWREGIQDKQKSWVTLVSRY
- a CDS encoding type II secretion system protein, whose protein sequence is MGRYYSHYNHKAFTLIELLIVLSIFSILAAITLFSFRRFAPTYKLSRETEKVVQNLRLAQQKTVTEQITYLVWFDLVGKRNYEIIRLNPDPENPGGYLPETIQTETLDSDIEIRELRDLSNPEIQFTTAGGVVDAGQIDLANRYDEVKTIDVRPAGFINY
- a CDS encoding type II secretion system F family protein, translating into MPLYIYSARDKEGNVKKGEIDLDSEAKLAEWLYSQGFLLTHFDEKGKKGKVLFLQKILTQIGFISLMDKVLFTQYLEVMLKAGLSLVKALHILVSQTANRKFKRVIQDLYRSVETGVTFCDALARHPKVFPDLYVNVVKTGEVSGTLTQALNQLAVQLKKDRDLVKKVTGAMTYPAVVLVAMGGIGFLMMTFVLPKLVTIFEEFDARLPLPTRILIATSKFMGAYVWWILGGIVLFGFLAFKAIRSRTGRLIFHRIYLFLPVIGKVVKKINLARFIRNLASLLASGLPILEALNVVSDALGNVYYQKAVKASIVEVQKGTALSKALSHNKLLFPPIVTQVIEVGEETGALDEILVKLAEFYEEDVDQTMKNISTIVEPVLMLVIGAAVGAMAIAVILPIYSLTSVL
- a CDS encoding GspE/PulE family protein, which translates into the protein MFFKDEELIKILTENNLVTAEKIRAASLQAKQDKVTLAAELVKQGMVSEEVLAEHYAETSKVPYVNLEKKKIPKEVLLSIPEPIARNYQVVAFEKDKEKLKLAMVDPTDLQTIEFMEKKTGMKIEVFLTTPTSISEVLKQYRKSLKTEFSEIIDKQGIREPEDAEDLRKMAKELPVVKIVDTLLEYAIYENASDIHIEPLEGEIVVRYRVDGVLRDVMSLPKKILAGVVARIKVLSDLKIDEHRLPQDGRFKIENEEYKISFRVSVIPVFNGEKIVMRLLFESAKPFTMEEMGLRLNALKIVKLNINRPHGMILSTGPTGSGKTTTLYSILNILNTPEVNICTIEDPIEYHMPRINQSQVAPKIGYTFANGLRSLLRQDPDIIMVGEIRDSETAEMAIHSSLTGHLVLSTLHTNNAAGAIPRLIDMKIEPFLLASTLNVIIAQRLVRKICSNCIESFHLDRAAWQNLESEVNLKKILEIMVREGAIVSSKITPDSLLFYRGRGCAQCNNTGYKGRLGIFEVLEVSEAIQSLATKRAPTEEIEKQAISEGMTRMIEDGFYKAKMGVTTLEEVLRVTKE
- the gpmI gene encoding 2,3-bisphosphoglycerate-independent phosphoglycerate mutase — translated: MGKDKMSPALRPFVLVILDGWGLSRNQKGNAVRQARIPYFNHLWAVYPRAILSASGLAVGLPKGQVGNSEAGHTNIGAGRIVKQDSVVVNDSIANGTFFKNPAFLQAIRYVKAKNSRLHLFGLLTGAQSAHADQRHLYAFLDLVKKEGLRQVYLHLFTDGRDAPPISALEYLRNLEARMIRMGIGKIVSIAGRYYAMDRIRDWERVEMVYDNLTLGIGEKTSNVLQMVQNYYTQGITDEFIPPTVVTDSPPVLIEDDDGVIFFNLRTDRAKQITEAFIKEGFRGFKRKKVLKGLCFVTMTEFGPGLDDALIAYPGRLFYKTLPNVVGQNSDYHQLYIAESEKFPHVTYFLNGGFSKPVDREERVRIPSLRVKSYVEQPEMKAREVTDKVLASLKGMLANFVVLNYANPDMLGHTGNLKAAIFALEFLDRELLRLASIVKKMKGTMLITADHGNVEEMINLKTGSILTTHTSNPVPLILADFGRGKKMRLKKRGKLANIAPTILDYLGFKKPQEMTEESLIFRNHRK